In one Paenibacillus sp. JQZ6Y-1 genomic region, the following are encoded:
- a CDS encoding carboxypeptidase M32, translating into MDQNVQQVLESFQQLVRKISSYNEALALLGWDLRTGAPRKGAEMRANTIGVLATEAFKLSISDEMGEYVEFLSRTEISEQLSDNDRRSVKECKDEYDRNRQIPPERFQKYASLTTHAQTVWEDAKHNNDFEGFAPLLTEIVDMKREFIGYWGAKDTRYDTLLDMFEPDMAVSKLDAVFDRLKSRLVPLLQKIQQSGYTPEHDFLKQHYDLQKQEEISHFLLKEMGYDFDAGRLDESEHPFATGLNPGDVRITTHYYGDDLLSAIFSSLHEGGHALYEQNISTDLVGTPLATGTSMGIHESQSRFWENVVGRSRVFWDQYYDKLQKLFPEQLADVDQEQFYRAANRVENSLIRIEADELTYNLHIIIRYEIEKMLFNEDLAVADLPKVWNGKYEEYLNITPPTNALGVLQDVHWSGGDFGYFASYSLGNMYAAQITNTMRQELPQFEEWIAAGNLLPIKEWLTDKIYRFGKSRTPFELIRDITGEELNPDYLADYLEQKYTDIYSL; encoded by the coding sequence ATGGATCAAAATGTACAACAGGTACTAGAATCGTTCCAGCAGCTTGTCCGCAAAATCAGTAGTTACAATGAAGCTCTCGCTCTACTAGGCTGGGATTTGCGTACTGGTGCGCCGCGTAAAGGCGCTGAGATGCGTGCGAATACGATCGGCGTGCTTGCTACGGAAGCATTTAAGCTGTCGATCTCAGATGAGATGGGCGAATATGTGGAATTTTTGTCCCGTACCGAAATATCCGAGCAGCTGAGCGATAATGATCGTCGTTCGGTCAAGGAATGCAAGGATGAGTATGATCGCAATCGCCAAATTCCACCAGAACGTTTTCAAAAGTATGCTAGTCTAACGACGCATGCGCAAACAGTGTGGGAAGACGCCAAGCATAATAATGATTTCGAAGGCTTTGCACCACTGCTAACTGAGATCGTGGATATGAAGCGTGAATTTATCGGTTATTGGGGTGCCAAAGATACGCGGTATGATACCCTGCTGGATATGTTTGAGCCAGATATGGCAGTATCCAAGCTAGATGCAGTATTTGATCGTTTGAAGTCACGTCTGGTGCCTTTGCTGCAAAAGATTCAGCAGTCTGGTTATACGCCGGAACATGATTTCCTCAAGCAACATTATGATCTGCAAAAGCAAGAAGAGATCAGTCACTTTTTGCTCAAAGAAATGGGTTATGACTTTGATGCTGGTCGTCTGGATGAGAGCGAGCATCCGTTTGCGACTGGGCTGAATCCCGGCGATGTACGTATTACGACGCACTATTACGGGGATGATCTGCTCAGCGCGATTTTTAGTTCACTGCATGAGGGTGGACATGCGCTGTATGAGCAGAACATTTCTACCGATCTGGTCGGTACACCACTTGCTACGGGTACATCCATGGGGATTCATGAATCGCAATCCCGTTTTTGGGAGAATGTTGTTGGTCGTAGTCGTGTATTCTGGGATCAGTATTATGACAAGTTACAGAAGTTGTTCCCAGAGCAGCTTGCCGATGTGGATCAGGAGCAATTTTACCGTGCCGCGAATCGGGTGGAGAATTCGCTGATTCGTATTGAGGCGGATGAATTGACGTATAATCTGCATATTATTATTCGTTATGAGATTGAGAAAATGCTGTTCAACGAAGACCTAGCGGTAGCTGATCTGCCGAAGGTCTGGAATGGCAAGTATGAGGAATATCTCAATATTACACCGCCAACGAATGCACTTGGCGTATTGCAGGATGTGCACTGGTCAGGCGGAGACTTTGGTTATTTTGCTTCCTATTCGCTGGGGAATATGTATGCAGCCCAGATCACGAATACAATGCGCCAAGAACTGCCTCAGTTTGAAGAGTGGATCGCAGCTGGCAATCTATTGCCGATCAAAGAATGGCTGACTGACAAAATCTATCGCTTTGGAAAAAGCAGAACGCCGTTTGAATTGATTCGCGATATTACGGGCGAAGAACTGAACCCGGATTATCTGGCAGATTATCTGGAACAGAAGTATACAGATATTTATAGCCTGTAA
- a CDS encoding beta-class carbonic anhydrase, producing the protein MDSLSKIMQFNEEFVSSKQYEEYSSSPFPDKKLVIVTCMDTRLTELLPRAMNIRNGDAKIIKNAGAVISHPYGSVMRSVLVALYELQAEEVIVCGHYGCGMAALNADHMINEIKERGVSPTVLSTLEHSGIDLKSWLQGFGNEKNGVINSVDIIKNHPLLPPHVPVHGMIIDPSTGQLELLVNGYAQQETSI; encoded by the coding sequence ATGGATTCATTGTCAAAAATCATGCAGTTTAACGAAGAGTTTGTATCCAGCAAACAATACGAGGAGTACAGTTCTAGTCCGTTTCCAGATAAAAAGCTTGTCATCGTTACGTGTATGGATACCCGTCTCACCGAGCTGCTGCCACGCGCGATGAATATTCGTAACGGCGATGCTAAAATCATCAAAAATGCCGGTGCAGTTATTTCCCACCCGTACGGTAGTGTTATGCGTAGCGTACTGGTTGCATTGTATGAACTGCAAGCGGAAGAAGTTATCGTATGCGGTCACTATGGTTGTGGCATGGCTGCACTGAATGCTGATCATATGATTAATGAGATCAAAGAGCGCGGCGTTTCTCCAACTGTACTGTCAACTTTAGAACATTCTGGAATTGATTTAAAAAGTTGGTTGCAAGGGTTTGGTAACGAAAAGAACGGGGTAATCAATAGCGTGGATATCATTAAGAATCATCCATTACTTCCCCCCCATGTACCAGTGCACGGCATGATCATTGATCCCTCGACAGGTCAATTGGAATTGCTTGTGAACGGGTACGCCCAGCAAGAAACTTCCATTTAG
- a CDS encoding PadR family transcriptional regulator → MNTLSYGLLALLARKRSSGYDLMLRIQPFWQAKHSQIYPLLSRMEEQELLTAEWVKQTDKPDKKIYAITPTGEQKLQEWIQLPAGEPVTRDELVLKAFCLWITDRDTAISLFRKRSIFYQEQIHYFEQAIHKMADESHHFGSPDFGLYILRQKALGTARSNMEWTTWVIDTLKHSTPSEATTEPQHH, encoded by the coding sequence ATGAATACGCTATCGTATGGTTTACTTGCATTGCTTGCCCGCAAGCGTTCTTCCGGTTATGACCTGATGCTCAGAATCCAGCCTTTCTGGCAGGCTAAGCATAGTCAAATTTACCCACTGTTGTCCCGTATGGAGGAGCAAGAATTGCTCACTGCCGAATGGGTCAAACAAACGGATAAGCCGGACAAAAAGATTTATGCTATCACCCCGACAGGTGAACAAAAGCTTCAGGAATGGATTCAACTGCCCGCCGGAGAACCGGTTACACGCGATGAACTTGTACTGAAAGCATTCTGTCTGTGGATCACGGATCGCGATACCGCTATCTCGCTATTCCGTAAGCGTTCCATTTTCTATCAGGAACAAATTCACTATTTTGAGCAGGCGATTCACAAAATGGCGGACGAGAGCCATCATTTCGGTTCTCCTGATTTTGGACTGTACATTCTTCGTCAAAAAGCGCTTGGTACAGCCCGTTCGAACATGGAATGGACAACCTGGGTTATTGATACGCTCAAACATTCAACTCCATCCGAAGCAACAACGGAACCTCAACACCATTAA
- a CDS encoding YxcD family protein: MTLSMDEIINAVCLNIAERKGIKPTDVTVQLAWEEDTGYTAEVWSLGRSQYLIESNLYEAILRYMFSEYNARVFREQVELILNEDAEEIQAIIRD, translated from the coding sequence ATGACGCTGAGCATGGACGAGATTATTAATGCAGTATGCTTGAACATCGCTGAACGTAAAGGCATCAAGCCTACGGACGTGACGGTTCAACTGGCATGGGAAGAAGATACCGGCTATACTGCGGAAGTCTGGTCACTGGGACGCAGCCAGTACCTGATCGAAAGTAATCTCTACGAAGCCATTCTGCGTTACATGTTTTCCGAATACAATGCGAGAGTATTTCGTGAACAGGTGGAATTGATTTTGAATGAAGATGCCGAGGAGATTCAGGCAATCATTCGTGATTGA
- a CDS encoding 6-phospho-beta-glucosidase has product MSNFTFPENFLWGGAIAANQAEGAYLDGGKGLTLVDLLPTGDKRRDIMKGYVPGLTPLEGEFYPSHEAIDFYHRYKEDIALFAEMGFKSLRISISWARIYPTGEDAQPNEQGLQFYDDLFDELLRNGIEPIVTLAHFDVPVALIEKYGSWRSRELVGLFETYSRTVLERYKDKVKYWMTFNEINMLLHLPFLGAGLTFGEGDNVKQIQYQAAHHQLVASALAVKACHELIPNGQIGCMLAAGSFYPYTCNPEDIYQGMEKDRESYFFIDVQSRGEYPGYAHRFFRDHNLHIEMQDGDAELLKQHTVDYIGFSYYSSRTTSTDPEVIKNMTSGNVFGSVANPYLEKSEWGWTIDPKGFRITANQLHDRYQKPLFVVENGLGAADQPEQDGDVNDDYRIDYLQRHIAEMGEAIQDGVPIIGYTSWGPIDIVSASSGEMRKRYGYIYVDRDNEGNGTLARSKKKSFDWYKKVIASRGSDLGL; this is encoded by the coding sequence ATGTCCAATTTTACATTTCCCGAAAACTTTTTGTGGGGTGGCGCCATTGCCGCGAATCAGGCAGAAGGTGCTTACCTTGACGGTGGCAAAGGCTTAACACTCGTTGATCTGCTTCCTACGGGTGACAAGCGCCGCGATATTATGAAAGGCTATGTGCCGGGCTTGACTCCGCTGGAAGGTGAATTTTATCCATCACACGAGGCGATTGATTTCTACCACCGTTACAAAGAAGATATTGCCCTGTTTGCGGAAATGGGCTTCAAATCACTTCGGATCTCCATCTCTTGGGCACGGATCTATCCAACAGGTGAGGATGCACAACCGAATGAGCAAGGATTGCAATTTTACGATGATCTGTTTGACGAATTGCTGCGCAATGGCATTGAGCCGATTGTTACGCTAGCGCATTTTGATGTTCCGGTAGCATTGATCGAGAAATATGGCAGCTGGCGCAGTCGTGAGCTGGTAGGTCTGTTTGAAACGTATTCTCGTACGGTGTTGGAACGCTATAAAGACAAGGTTAAATACTGGATGACCTTTAACGAGATCAATATGCTGCTGCATCTGCCGTTTCTCGGTGCAGGCTTGACATTCGGTGAAGGCGATAATGTAAAACAGATTCAGTATCAGGCGGCGCATCATCAGCTGGTTGCTAGCGCACTGGCAGTCAAAGCATGTCATGAGCTGATTCCAAACGGTCAGATCGGCTGTATGCTGGCAGCGGGTAGCTTTTACCCGTATACCTGTAATCCAGAGGATATTTATCAAGGTATGGAAAAGGACCGCGAATCGTACTTCTTTATCGATGTGCAGTCACGCGGGGAATATCCAGGTTATGCACATCGCTTCTTCCGCGATCATAATCTGCATATTGAGATGCAGGATGGCGATGCTGAATTGCTCAAACAGCATACAGTCGATTATATTGGCTTTAGCTATTATTCCAGTCGCACAACAAGTACAGATCCAGAAGTGATCAAAAACATGACCTCTGGCAATGTATTTGGCTCGGTTGCTAACCCTTATTTAGAAAAATCGGAATGGGGCTGGACAATCGATCCGAAAGGCTTCCGCATTACTGCCAACCAGCTGCATGATCGGTATCAAAAACCGTTGTTTGTAGTGGAAAATGGTCTAGGGGCAGCCGATCAGCCGGAACAAGACGGCGATGTAAACGACGATTATCGAATTGATTATTTACAGCGTCATATTGCCGAAATGGGCGAAGCAATACAAGATGGTGTTCCAATTATCGGCTATACGAGCTGGGGACCGATTGATATTGTCAGCGCATCGTCGGGTGAGATGCGTAAACGTTATGGTTATATTTATGTGGATCGCGACAACGAAGGCAACGGAACACTCGCACGTAGCAAAAAGAAAAGCTTTGACTGGTACAAAAAAGTGATTGCTAGTCGTGGTAGCGATCTGGGACTGTAA
- the licT gene encoding BglG family transcription antiterminator LicT has protein sequence MKIAKVINNNVISVFQADGTELVVMGRGIAFKKKPGDEVEQRNIQKVFALKNKKASDNFKMLLREVPIELIVIVEEIISYSRQILGKTLNENIYVSLTDHMNFAIERHQQGLEIRNVLLWEIKQLYREEFGIGLRMLEQIKDKMQIELPEDEAAFIAIHIINAEMNEDVRTTMNITRFMHSIINIVKYHFKTEFEEDSLNYFRFITHLKFFAQRIMHKTHYDNNYDHLYGMIKEQHRDAAACTEKIRLFVQKEYEHELTNEEMLYLTVHIQRIVSRN, from the coding sequence ATGAAAATTGCAAAGGTGATCAACAATAACGTAATCAGCGTCTTTCAAGCAGATGGCACAGAGTTGGTTGTGATGGGTCGGGGCATCGCTTTTAAAAAAAAGCCCGGCGATGAGGTGGAACAACGTAATATCCAGAAAGTATTTGCCCTGAAAAATAAAAAGGCTTCCGATAACTTCAAAATGCTGCTGCGTGAAGTTCCGATTGAGCTGATTGTTATCGTGGAGGAGATCATTTCCTACAGTCGTCAGATCCTCGGCAAGACGCTCAATGAGAATATCTATGTCTCGCTCACTGATCATATGAATTTTGCCATTGAACGGCATCAGCAAGGTCTAGAGATTAGAAATGTGCTGCTATGGGAGATCAAGCAGCTGTATCGTGAGGAGTTTGGCATCGGTTTGCGAATGTTGGAGCAGATCAAGGACAAAATGCAGATTGAGCTGCCAGAAGATGAAGCGGCATTTATTGCTATACATATCATCAATGCCGAGATGAATGAGGATGTTCGCACGACAATGAATATTACACGCTTTATGCATAGCATCATCAATATCGTCAAATACCATTTTAAAACAGAGTTTGAAGAGGATTCATTGAATTATTTTCGCTTTATCACCCATCTCAAGTTTTTCGCTCAACGGATTATGCATAAGACGCATTATGACAATAACTACGATCATTTGTATGGGATGATCAAGGAACAGCATCGAGATGCAGCAGCATGTACAGAAAAGATTCGACTATTCGTGCAAAAGGAATATGAGCACGAGCTGACGAATGAGGAAATGCTCTATCTGACCGTGCATATTCAGCGCATTGTTAGCCGTAATTAA
- a CDS encoding beta-glucoside-specific PTS transporter subunit IIABC, which produces MNYENLAKEILKGVGGERNVSSLVHCATRLRFTLKDQSKADKVGLEKTDGVITVKESGGQFQVVIGNTVPEVYEAIGRVSGILNDDKKEDKTATAKKGFGSIVDVISSIFAPLLGVMAGAGILKGLLLIASNAGWLDTKETTYIILMATADSLFYFLPLLLAVTTARKFGGNTFTALTVAGALVYPSIIELKTAGTETSFFGIPVIMMSYSSTVIPIILAVIVMSKLEKFCNRHIHESVKNFVTPLISLVVMVPLTLIVFGPFGVYVGNVIATSLVAAFGFSPLIAGAIMGACWQLFVIFGVHWGLVPIFINNIAVHGRDGIKPAAAASVFAQTGAAFGVMLKTKNKKLKTLAGSATLSALFGITEPAVYGVTLPLKRPFIAGIIGGAVGGAIIGQAGTQAFASGAPGLLTLPIFYGPGGQGFPGLIMGIIASFLISATLTYVMGFKDPVEETPVEATPASTPNTTAKVNEKVLNPVAGHVIPLTEVPDPAFASEAMGKGIAIEPSNGRVVSPFNGTITVAFKKKHALAIVSDHGVEILVHVGIDTVRLEGKPFTLHVQEGDVVKAGQLLLEMDLQQIRDAGCPTVTPIIVTNTFDYADVLPLQQGVVEEQVELLSVIAPQPDSQPNAAVPVGQAKEVLL; this is translated from the coding sequence ATGAATTACGAAAATCTGGCAAAAGAAATACTGAAAGGCGTCGGCGGAGAGCGCAATGTATCGTCGCTCGTTCACTGTGCAACACGGCTTCGTTTTACACTCAAGGATCAGTCCAAAGCAGACAAAGTCGGCTTGGAGAAAACCGATGGTGTCATCACAGTCAAGGAAAGCGGGGGTCAATTTCAGGTCGTGATCGGCAATACAGTCCCAGAGGTATACGAGGCGATTGGTCGTGTATCGGGAATTCTGAATGATGACAAAAAAGAAGATAAAACCGCAACTGCCAAAAAAGGCTTCGGCAGCATTGTGGATGTGATCTCCAGTATCTTCGCCCCACTGCTTGGTGTGATGGCAGGTGCAGGTATTCTGAAAGGGCTACTGCTTATTGCTAGCAATGCTGGATGGCTGGACACGAAGGAAACCACGTACATCATCTTGATGGCGACCGCAGACAGTTTGTTTTATTTCCTGCCACTGCTGCTGGCAGTAACAACGGCTCGCAAATTTGGCGGCAATACGTTTACTGCACTGACGGTAGCCGGAGCGCTCGTCTATCCGTCCATTATTGAATTGAAGACAGCAGGCACAGAGACAAGCTTTTTCGGAATTCCGGTTATTATGATGAGCTACTCCTCCACTGTCATTCCAATCATCTTGGCAGTCATTGTTATGAGCAAGCTTGAGAAGTTCTGTAACCGTCATATTCATGAAAGTGTCAAAAACTTCGTCACTCCACTCATCTCGCTCGTAGTGATGGTGCCGCTGACGTTGATCGTATTTGGTCCATTTGGCGTGTATGTTGGTAACGTGATTGCCACCTCGCTGGTTGCTGCCTTCGGCTTTAGCCCTTTGATCGCTGGAGCCATTATGGGTGCTTGCTGGCAGCTGTTCGTGATCTTCGGTGTACACTGGGGTCTGGTGCCGATCTTTATCAACAATATCGCGGTACACGGTCGCGACGGCATCAAGCCTGCGGCAGCAGCTTCTGTATTTGCCCAGACTGGTGCAGCCTTCGGCGTTATGCTGAAAACGAAAAATAAAAAACTCAAAACACTCGCTGGCTCTGCCACTCTCTCCGCTTTGTTCGGTATTACCGAGCCAGCGGTATACGGAGTAACATTGCCGCTCAAGCGTCCATTTATTGCTGGTATTATCGGCGGTGCAGTCGGCGGTGCGATTATCGGTCAGGCTGGTACGCAAGCCTTTGCTTCCGGCGCACCCGGATTGCTGACGCTGCCTATCTTTTACGGACCAGGTGGTCAAGGCTTCCCTGGCTTGATTATGGGGATTATCGCTTCGTTCCTTATTTCCGCAACCTTGACGTATGTGATGGGCTTCAAAGATCCGGTTGAAGAAACGCCAGTCGAAGCAACACCTGCTTCAACTCCAAACACAACGGCTAAAGTGAACGAAAAAGTTCTGAACCCGGTTGCTGGTCATGTGATTCCACTAACGGAAGTACCTGATCCTGCATTTGCTTCGGAAGCGATGGGTAAAGGTATTGCGATTGAGCCTTCTAATGGACGGGTCGTGTCTCCCTTCAACGGTACAATCACGGTCGCTTTTAAAAAGAAACATGCACTGGCGATCGTGTCTGATCACGGGGTAGAGATTCTGGTTCACGTTGGTATTGATACAGTTCGTTTGGAAGGCAAGCCATTCACACTGCATGTGCAGGAGGGTGATGTCGTTAAAGCGGGTCAACTGCTATTGGAAATGGATTTGCAGCAAATTCGAGATGCCGGGTGTCCAACGGTTACGCCGATTATTGTAACGAACACATTTGATTATGCGGATGTGCTGCCATTGCAGCAGGGTGTAGTAGAGGAACAGGTGGAACTGCTTAGCGTGATAGCACCACAGCCCGATTCACAGCCGAATGCAGCCGTTCCAGTGGGTCAAGCTAA